One genomic window of Halolamina sediminis includes the following:
- a CDS encoding DUF7315 family membrane protein, translating to MRLYKTVTVFSTLIAVFAVVFGFLLLDAAALGTGLLRQLVRSILSALSLSPTDSLLSAAFAVAGLLSIATGAAVYVLGTRFTAEEMGEESA from the coding sequence ATGCGGCTCTACAAGACCGTCACCGTCTTCTCGACGCTGATCGCGGTGTTCGCCGTCGTGTTCGGGTTCCTCCTGCTCGACGCCGCTGCGCTCGGGACCGGGCTGCTCCGCCAACTGGTGCGCTCGATCCTCTCGGCGCTCTCGCTTTCCCCGACGGACTCGCTGCTCTCTGCGGCCTTTGCCGTCGCAGGGCTGCTGTCGATCGCGACCGGCGCGGCCGTCTACGTGCTCGGCACGCGGTTCACGGCCGAGGAGATGGGCGAGGAGTCGGCGTAG
- a CDS encoding DUF7314 family protein, with protein MADEFMKGFGLFSVAALVWMISASWYRTPSFESTRQLVAAPPEEPGTVFDTLGIFLGDLMFWTALLGAFTFWVIIPAGRQAREALVVDE; from the coding sequence ATGGCTGACGAGTTCATGAAAGGGTTCGGGCTGTTCAGCGTGGCCGCCCTCGTGTGGATGATCTCCGCGAGCTGGTACCGGACACCCAGTTTCGAGAGCACCCGCCAGCTAGTGGCGGCGCCGCCGGAGGAGCCCGGAACCGTGTTCGACACGCTCGGGATCTTCCTCGGCGACCTGATGTTCTGGACCGCGCTGCTCGGCGCGTTCACGTTCTGGGTCATCATCCCCGCGGGCAGACAGGCCCGCGAGGCGCTGGTCGTCGACGAGTAG
- a CDS encoding DUF7313 family protein, whose amino-acid sequence MTPLQFAVPIGALESVAGAFPYVILALVLANFVTRHRAFSHYKRAAQNGADTLDRHVPHVAVSATLVLVSLLYLVIEPHSGMVISVLVIGTAIADMFEFEARNVEARNNLDIEKPKGAITVSVLALLYAAFLALFWVIEEQWAAII is encoded by the coding sequence ATGACCCCACTGCAGTTCGCCGTCCCGATCGGGGCGCTCGAATCGGTCGCTGGGGCGTTCCCCTACGTGATCCTGGCGCTCGTGCTGGCCAACTTCGTCACACGTCACCGCGCGTTCAGTCACTACAAGCGCGCGGCACAGAACGGCGCCGACACGCTGGACCGCCACGTGCCCCACGTCGCCGTCTCGGCGACGCTCGTGCTCGTCAGTCTGCTGTACCTGGTGATCGAACCGCACTCGGGGATGGTGATCTCCGTGCTCGTGATCGGCACGGCGATCGCCGACATGTTCGAGTTCGAAGCCCGGAACGTCGAGGCCCGCAACAACCTCGACATCGAGAAGCCCAAGGGGGCGATCACGGTATCGGTCCTCGCGCTGCTGTACGCCGCGTTCCTCGCCCTGTTCTGGGTGATCGAGGAGCAGTGGGCTGCGATCATCTGA
- a CDS encoding NAD(+)/NADH kinase translates to MTQSSPMGRVSLRGAEIDADLSPLTVTDDDADAIVAVGPEAVERAALADADTPILAVDADDGRHGVTRDRLADAAAALADGAYRSVTHTVISVAVGGERVDRAVFDATLMTSEPARISEYAVSAAEERLFDVRADGVVVSTPLGSAGYGRAAGGPVVTPGGGLSIVPVSPFSTRANPWVVPGPLSLSVERDEGAVSLFVDGEECRRVTPNESVEIAAVGEFTCVRPLAEGPPELEKH, encoded by the coding sequence ATGACCCAGTCGTCGCCGATGGGTCGGGTCAGCCTCCGCGGCGCGGAGATCGACGCCGACCTCTCCCCACTGACGGTCACCGACGACGACGCCGACGCGATCGTCGCCGTCGGTCCGGAGGCAGTCGAACGCGCCGCGCTCGCCGACGCCGACACGCCGATCCTGGCGGTCGACGCCGACGACGGCCGCCACGGCGTGACACGCGACCGGCTCGCCGACGCCGCCGCGGCGCTCGCCGACGGTGCCTACCGCAGCGTCACCCACACCGTCATTAGCGTGGCGGTGGGCGGCGAGCGCGTAGATCGTGCCGTCTTCGACGCCACGCTGATGACGAGCGAACCCGCCCGGATATCCGAGTACGCCGTCTCGGCGGCGGAAGAGCGACTGTTCGACGTGCGCGCCGACGGCGTCGTCGTCTCGACGCCGCTGGGCTCTGCGGGCTACGGCCGCGCGGCCGGCGGCCCGGTCGTCACCCCCGGCGGCGGGCTCTCGATCGTCCCCGTCTCGCCGTTCTCGACCCGCGCGAACCCGTGGGTCGTCCCCGGCCCGCTCTCGCTGAGCGTCGAGCGCGACGAGGGAGCGGTGTCGCTGTTCGTCGACGGCGAGGAGTGCCGACGGGTCACCCCGAACGAGTCGGTCGAAATCGCTGCCGTCGGCGAGTTCACCTGCGTCCGACCGCTGGCCGAGGGGCCGCCGGAATTGGAAAAGCACTAA
- a CDS encoding M28 family peptidase, with amino-acid sequence MADWIAETFRSDAGWDHLETLVDIGNRMAGQPGETEGLAATRDAFAAAGARDARVETFDLAGWVRGDSSISTPETVEDCIALPRGPAGDVTAELVDLGAGLPEDFGEADVEGKIVLATSDVPAYFDRYIHRTEKYQYAVEGGAAAFVYANHVPGELPPTGSVGGSDGGPYGDIPAVGVSAETGARLARRFDGDEVSVAVECETPESESGNAVAELGPETEEYVILSSHVDAHDIAEGARDNGAGTATIVEVANALAAREDELETRVKCIAYGAEEVGLVGSTLESENADLDAIKSIVNVDSNMGNRTLELTTHRFDELAEAAERVSDRFDHPIATVPRMVPHSDHWPFVRWGVPGYMVSSKSDSTGRGWGHTEADTLDKLESRTLREQAILLTELVVEVAEESVEIEHADAETMAGYLKEEDQAIGMKKTNGWPYEFE; translated from the coding sequence ATGGCAGACTGGATCGCGGAGACGTTCCGAAGCGACGCCGGCTGGGACCACCTCGAGACGCTGGTCGACATCGGCAACCGCATGGCGGGCCAACCCGGCGAGACCGAGGGGCTTGCGGCCACACGCGACGCGTTCGCGGCAGCAGGCGCCCGCGACGCCCGCGTGGAGACGTTCGACCTCGCGGGCTGGGTGCGGGGCGATAGCTCGATCTCGACCCCCGAGACCGTCGAGGACTGCATCGCGCTCCCGCGCGGGCCGGCCGGTGACGTGACCGCGGAACTGGTCGACCTCGGTGCGGGGCTCCCCGAGGACTTCGGGGAGGCCGACGTGGAGGGGAAGATCGTGCTCGCCACCTCGGACGTGCCGGCGTACTTCGACCGCTACATCCACCGGACCGAGAAGTACCAGTACGCCGTCGAGGGCGGCGCGGCGGCCTTCGTCTACGCCAACCACGTCCCCGGCGAGCTCCCGCCGACGGGCAGCGTCGGCGGCAGCGACGGCGGCCCGTACGGCGACATCCCGGCGGTCGGCGTCTCGGCGGAGACCGGCGCACGGCTCGCCCGACGCTTCGACGGTGACGAGGTGTCGGTGGCCGTCGAGTGTGAGACGCCCGAAAGCGAGTCCGGCAACGCGGTCGCGGAACTCGGCCCCGAGACGGAGGAGTACGTCATCCTCTCCAGCCACGTCGACGCCCACGACATCGCGGAGGGCGCGCGGGACAACGGCGCCGGGACGGCGACGATCGTCGAGGTCGCGAACGCGCTCGCGGCCCGGGAAGACGAACTGGAGACGCGGGTGAAGTGCATCGCCTACGGCGCCGAGGAGGTGGGACTCGTCGGGTCGACGCTAGAGTCGGAGAACGCCGACCTCGACGCGATCAAGTCGATCGTCAACGTCGACTCCAACATGGGGAACCGGACGCTCGAACTCACGACCCACCGGTTCGACGAGCTCGCCGAGGCCGCCGAGCGGGTGAGCGACCGCTTCGACCACCCGATCGCGACGGTGCCGCGGATGGTCCCCCACTCGGACCACTGGCCGTTCGTGCGCTGGGGCGTCCCGGGGTATATGGTGTCGAGCAAGTCCGACTCCACGGGTCGGGGCTGGGGTCATACGGAGGCCGACACGCTCGACAAGCTGGAGAGCCGGACCCTGCGCGAGCAGGCGATCCTGCTGACGGAGCTGGTGGTCGAGGTGGCGGAGGAGTCCGTCGAGATCGAGCACGCCGACGCAGAGACGATGGCGGGCTACCTGAAGGAGGAGGATCAGGCGATCGGGATGAAGAAGACCAACGGCTGGCCGTACGAGTTCGAGTAA
- a CDS encoding NAD(P)/FAD-dependent oxidoreductase, with protein MSDIAVAGAGLAGLVAARRLAESGHDVTLFEEREDVGGRVRTRNVDGFTCDRGFQVLFEAYPAVRRELDLDALSLRSFAPGGVICRPGKRSTLSDPLRDPGALLPSALSREVTFADKLRTLRLRRRLTGGDWPEFGTPDQSIRAYLRDRGFSEAFVENFAAPLYGGITLDRSLSTSANVFEYTFRAMSLGSIAVPAEGMAAIPAQLAERARDAGADIRTGVAVDDLDTGGNRIALDTESGSHEFDAAVVATDPPTARELTGVESVPTEGSGVVTQQYRLPGPELDAGTRIMLNAGGEAPNTVAQLSSVAPEYGDGSDDALLAASFVDDGAQDRPADELAAQTREALSSWYPARDVSGLEPLATDRIPFAQFAQPPGAHARLPDVDEPAGPVFLAGDYTRWSSIQGALESGARAADAVDGAFDA; from the coding sequence ATGAGCGATATCGCCGTCGCCGGCGCGGGGCTCGCGGGGCTGGTCGCCGCCCGCCGGCTCGCCGAGTCGGGCCACGACGTGACGCTGTTCGAGGAGCGCGAGGACGTCGGCGGCCGGGTCCGTACCCGGAACGTCGACGGGTTCACCTGCGACCGCGGGTTCCAGGTGCTGTTCGAGGCCTACCCCGCGGTCCGGCGCGAACTCGACCTCGACGCGCTCTCGCTCCGGTCGTTCGCGCCCGGCGGCGTCATCTGCCGGCCGGGCAAGCGATCCACGCTGTCGGACCCGCTCCGTGATCCGGGCGCGCTCCTCCCCTCCGCGCTCTCCCGCGAAGTCACGTTCGCCGACAAACTCCGCACGCTCCGGCTGCGGCGCCGACTGACCGGCGGTGATTGGCCCGAATTCGGGACGCCCGACCAGTCGATCCGGGCGTACCTCCGGGATCGCGGCTTCTCCGAGGCGTTCGTCGAGAACTTCGCTGCGCCGCTGTACGGCGGGATCACGCTCGACCGCTCGCTGTCGACCTCCGCGAACGTGTTCGAGTATACGTTCCGCGCGATGTCGCTGGGGAGCATCGCCGTCCCGGCCGAGGGAATGGCCGCGATCCCGGCGCAGTTGGCCGAACGCGCCCGGGACGCCGGCGCCGATATCCGGACCGGCGTCGCAGTCGACGACCTCGATACGGGCGGGAACCGCATCGCCCTCGACACCGAGTCCGGCAGCCACGAGTTCGACGCGGCTGTCGTCGCGACGGATCCGCCGACCGCGCGCGAACTCACGGGCGTCGAGTCGGTTCCGACGGAGGGTTCGGGCGTCGTCACCCAGCAGTACCGACTGCCCGGCCCCGAACTCGACGCTGGGACGCGCATCATGCTCAACGCCGGGGGGGAGGCGCCCAACACCGTCGCACAGCTCTCGTCGGTGGCCCCCGAGTACGGCGACGGGAGCGACGACGCGCTGCTCGCGGCGTCGTTCGTCGACGACGGCGCACAGGACCGGCCTGCGGACGAACTCGCGGCGCAGACCCGAGAGGCGCTTTCGTCGTGGTACCCCGCGCGTGACGTCTCCGGACTCGAACCGCTCGCCACCGACCGGATCCCGTTCGCGCAGTTCGCCCAGCCGCCCGGCGCACACGCGCGGCTCCCGGACGTCGACGAGCCGGCAGGGCCGGTGTTCCTCGCCGGCGACTACACGCGGTGGTCGTCGATCCAGGGGGCGCTGGAGAGCGGGGCGCGTGCGGCCGACGCCGTCGACGGCGCGTTCGACGCCTGA
- a CDS encoding DUF7839 domain-containing protein — protein MSDALADKRTASRFRILAEIADRQPAVSQGEIAEAVGVTSQAVSEYIRELVDDGLVEKEGRSRYRVTKEGVDWLFREAKSLRRYVDHVTDDVLESLQEDAAIAAETVEAGDTVTLSIRDGLLHATPGEEGAATGVATTDAEAGTDVGVTGFEGVIDMAPGTVTVYQVPPVRAGGSRGVDADALADACESADLVLASGVEAVVALRRVDQPPAVAAGAGEVAAEAAARGQEVVVAVTRDEVGRVTDTLRDGETEYVVEGD, from the coding sequence ATGAGCGACGCGCTGGCGGACAAACGCACTGCGAGCCGCTTTCGCATCCTCGCGGAGATCGCCGACCGCCAGCCGGCGGTGAGTCAGGGTGAGATCGCCGAGGCCGTCGGCGTCACCAGTCAGGCGGTCAGCGAGTACATCCGCGAACTGGTCGACGACGGACTCGTCGAGAAGGAGGGGCGCTCGCGCTACCGCGTCACCAAGGAGGGCGTCGACTGGCTGTTCCGTGAGGCCAAGTCGCTGCGGCGCTACGTCGACCACGTCACCGACGACGTGCTGGAGAGCTTACAGGAGGACGCCGCCATCGCGGCCGAGACGGTCGAGGCCGGCGACACCGTCACGCTCTCGATCCGAGACGGCCTGCTGCACGCGACGCCCGGCGAGGAGGGCGCAGCGACCGGCGTCGCGACGACCGACGCCGAGGCGGGTACCGACGTCGGCGTCACGGGGTTCGAGGGCGTCATCGACATGGCGCCCGGGACGGTGACCGTCTACCAGGTGCCACCGGTCCGGGCCGGCGGGAGCCGCGGCGTCGACGCCGACGCGCTCGCCGACGCCTGCGAGTCGGCGGATCTCGTGCTCGCAAGCGGCGTCGAGGCGGTCGTCGCGCTCCGTCGCGTCGACCAGCCGCCCGCGGTCGCCGCGGGCGCGGGCGAGGTGGCTGCCGAGGCCGCGGCTCGCGGGCAGGAAGTCGTCGTCGCGGTCACCCGTGACGAGGTGGGTCGGGTGACCGACACGCTCCGGGACGGCGAGACGGAGTACGTCGTCGAGGGCGACTGA
- a CDS encoding amphi-Trp domain-containing protein, giving the protein MPEEVLFKSESSRSRSEIADYLRQIADSLDAGGELSLQAGQDSVTIDPAERSTFEVKVEREGPADRPEKSVEFEIEWSEGDAGSESGGDLQIE; this is encoded by the coding sequence ATGCCCGAGGAAGTTCTCTTCAAGAGCGAGAGCAGCCGAAGCCGGAGCGAGATCGCCGACTACCTGCGACAGATCGCGGACTCCCTCGACGCCGGCGGGGAGCTCAGCCTGCAGGCCGGCCAAGATTCGGTGACGATCGACCCCGCAGAGCGATCGACGTTCGAGGTGAAAGTCGAACGCGAGGGACCGGCCGATCGGCCCGAGAAGAGCGTCGAGTTCGAGATCGAGTGGAGCGAGGGCGACGCCGGCAGCGAGAGCGGCGGCGACCTGCAGATCGAGTAG
- a CDS encoding J domain-containing protein translates to MFPAVSTGLPSWLVSGLLLGVAASVVVALVFALGERYIPDPDRSGQRVGGPGRQRAEIRAVFDAADEPFLEDYEIGTTTVAFYLPDRNVAITFDPRAYLRLVDGPTHVVLCEHEVPGATIGRRLPFDLGVDASERATGAGPRGGSRARAGGRGGPRAAATRGDPVGDAFEFLDLERDADADEVQTAYREQVKELHPDQGGSEEEFKRLQEAYSTAKEYAS, encoded by the coding sequence GTGTTCCCCGCCGTCTCCACCGGGCTGCCGTCGTGGCTCGTCTCCGGCCTGCTGCTCGGCGTCGCCGCCTCCGTCGTCGTCGCGCTCGTGTTCGCGCTGGGCGAGCGGTACATCCCCGACCCCGACCGGAGTGGGCAACGCGTCGGCGGGCCGGGGCGCCAGCGCGCCGAGATCCGCGCCGTGTTCGACGCCGCCGACGAACCGTTCCTCGAGGACTACGAAATCGGAACCACCACGGTCGCGTTCTACCTCCCGGACCGAAACGTCGCGATCACGTTCGACCCGCGGGCGTACCTCCGGCTCGTCGACGGCCCGACACACGTCGTCCTCTGTGAACACGAGGTGCCCGGAGCCACGATCGGCCGCCGACTCCCGTTCGACCTCGGCGTCGACGCAAGCGAGCGGGCGACCGGTGCCGGTCCGCGTGGTGGCAGCCGTGCCCGTGCGGGGGGGCGAGGTGGCCCTCGTGCCGCGGCCACCCGCGGCGATCCCGTCGGCGACGCGTTCGAGTTCCTCGATCTGGAGCGGGACGCCGACGCCGACGAGGTGCAGACGGCCTACCGCGAACAGGTGAAGGAGCTCCACCCGGACCAGGGCGGCAGCGAGGAGGAGTTCAAGCGGTTACAGGAGGCGTACTCGACTGCGAAGGAGTACGCGAGCTGA
- a CDS encoding S9 family peptidase, with protein MTTYDIERYLNVRSAYGGSFGPDGESLAFLMDTTGTAQVWTVDGPGEWPVQRTFYDDRITFVDYSPEREELAFGKDQGGNERAQLYTLDTTTGEITNRTQRPGAKHRWGGWDSDGERFAFASNRRDHTVFDIYVQDRDGMGDDAELVHEGDGWLSLSGWSPDGDRLLVHEAHSSFDHDVHVLDVSDGGISHVTPHEGRARFSSVEWGPDGESLYMVTDHDSDTLRLERLDLSEGELSVVEDGGEWNVDGVSIHEESRRVAYTRNVDGYTDLSVGELVDADRIDPAEAASFPEGVVAGLDWGPEGEKYAVTVTASTDNTNVHVADARTGERERWTNAATAGIPRETFVEPQLVHVPSFDGREIPGFFSVPEDAEGELPVIVDIHGGPESQRRPSFRAVKQYFLNNGYAVFEPNVRGSSGYGKAYASLDDVRNRMDSVKDLKAGVEWLQDHPDADADRIVAYGGSYGGFMVLSALTEYPDLWAAGVDVVGIANFVTFLENTSDWRRSLREAEYGSLDDDREFLQEISPTNNIENIAAPLFVLHGENDPRVPVSEAEQIVEDAREQGVPVRKLLFPDEGHGFSKLENRIEAYSAVVAFLDEHV; from the coding sequence GTGACAACGTACGACATCGAGCGGTACCTCAACGTCCGGAGCGCCTACGGCGGCTCGTTCGGCCCCGACGGCGAGTCGTTAGCGTTCCTGATGGACACCACGGGTACCGCGCAGGTCTGGACCGTCGACGGCCCCGGCGAGTGGCCCGTCCAGCGCACGTTCTACGACGACCGCATCACTTTCGTCGACTACTCCCCCGAGCGCGAGGAGCTCGCGTTCGGGAAGGATCAGGGCGGAAACGAGCGCGCCCAGCTGTACACGCTCGACACCACGACCGGCGAGATCACTAACCGAACCCAGCGCCCCGGCGCGAAACACCGCTGGGGCGGCTGGGACAGCGACGGCGAGCGGTTCGCGTTCGCGTCGAACCGCCGCGACCACACGGTGTTCGACATCTACGTACAGGATCGTGACGGCATGGGTGATGACGCCGAACTGGTCCACGAGGGCGACGGCTGGCTCAGCCTCTCGGGCTGGTCGCCCGATGGCGATCGACTGCTCGTCCACGAGGCCCACTCCAGCTTCGACCACGACGTCCACGTCCTCGACGTGAGCGACGGCGGCATCAGCCACGTCACGCCCCACGAGGGCCGCGCGCGGTTCAGCAGCGTCGAGTGGGGCCCCGACGGCGAGTCGCTGTACATGGTCACCGACCACGACTCCGACACGCTCCGGCTGGAACGGCTGGACCTCTCGGAAGGCGAGTTGTCCGTCGTCGAGGACGGGGGCGAGTGGAACGTCGACGGCGTCTCGATCCACGAGGAGAGCCGTCGCGTGGCCTACACCCGGAACGTCGACGGCTACACGGACCTCTCGGTCGGGGAACTGGTCGACGCGGACCGGATCGACCCCGCGGAGGCCGCCTCGTTCCCGGAGGGCGTCGTCGCGGGCCTCGACTGGGGGCCCGAGGGCGAGAAGTACGCGGTCACCGTCACCGCCAGCACCGACAACACGAACGTCCACGTCGCCGACGCACGCACCGGCGAGCGCGAGCGCTGGACGAACGCCGCCACCGCGGGAATCCCCCGGGAGACGTTCGTCGAACCGCAGCTCGTCCACGTCCCGAGTTTCGACGGCCGGGAGATCCCCGGTTTCTTCTCGGTACCGGAGGACGCCGAGGGCGAACTGCCGGTCATCGTCGATATCCACGGCGGCCCGGAGAGCCAGCGCCGGCCGTCGTTCCGCGCGGTGAAGCAGTACTTCCTCAACAACGGCTACGCGGTGTTCGAGCCGAACGTCCGGGGCTCCTCGGGCTACGGGAAGGCGTACGCGAGCCTCGACGACGTGCGCAACCGCATGGACTCGGTGAAGGACCTGAAAGCCGGCGTGGAGTGGCTGCAGGACCACCCCGACGCCGACGCCGACCGAATCGTCGCCTACGGCGGCTCCTACGGCGGCTTCATGGTGCTCTCGGCGCTGACGGAGTACCCGGATCTCTGGGCCGCCGGCGTCGACGTGGTCGGGATCGCGAACTTCGTCACGTTCCTCGAGAACACCAGCGACTGGCGGCGCTCGCTGCGTGAGGCGGAGTACGGTAGCCTCGACGACGATCGGGAGTTCCTGCAGGAGATCTCGCCGACCAACAACATCGAGAACATCGCGGCGCCACTGTTCGTGCTCCACGGCGAGAACGACCCGCGCGTGCCAGTCAGCGAGGCCGAACAGATCGTCGAGGACGCCCGCGAGCAGGGCGTCCCGGTCCGGAAGTTGCTCTTCCCCGACGAGGGCCACGGGTTCTCGAAGCTGGAGAACCGCATCGAGGCGTACTCGGCGGTGGTGGCGTTCCTCGACGAGCACGTCTGA
- a CDS encoding DUF4013 domain-containing protein — protein MLEEGLSYPFNGDSALGRIVIGGLLGFGSILIIPAFALMGYLVWVLGGAARGEEEPPAFEDWGEMIVDGLKATAVSIVYGIVPFVLLFASIFVAGSGSATGNDTAMGVLGGIGVLGLLVSLVAMFLLYYLIPAALTNMALEGEFGAAFDFGTIKQAILSADYLVAWLIPFVLAALMNVVVFVLAITIVGLVVVPFLQFYVQVAAFYMFGAAFGKVVDVSGSVSEGDAATL, from the coding sequence ATGCTCGAAGAAGGACTTTCGTACCCGTTCAACGGCGACAGCGCGCTCGGTCGAATCGTCATCGGCGGACTGTTGGGGTTCGGTAGCATCCTGATCATTCCTGCGTTCGCGCTCATGGGGTATCTGGTCTGGGTGCTCGGCGGTGCCGCCCGCGGGGAGGAGGAGCCCCCCGCGTTCGAGGACTGGGGGGAGATGATCGTCGACGGTCTGAAGGCGACCGCGGTGTCGATCGTCTACGGGATCGTCCCGTTCGTCCTGCTGTTCGCGAGCATCTTCGTCGCCGGCAGCGGGAGCGCCACCGGCAACGATACCGCGATGGGGGTTCTCGGCGGGATCGGCGTTCTCGGCCTCCTCGTCAGCCTGGTCGCGATGTTCCTGCTCTACTACCTGATCCCCGCGGCGCTCACCAACATGGCGCTGGAAGGGGAGTTCGGCGCCGCGTTCGACTTCGGCACGATCAAGCAGGCGATCCTCTCGGCCGACTACCTCGTCGCGTGGCTGATCCCGTTCGTGCTCGCGGCCCTGATGAACGTCGTCGTGTTCGTGCTCGCGATCACGATCGTCGGCTTGGTCGTGGTGCCGTTCCTGCAGTTCTACGTGCAGGTGGCGGCGTTCTACATGTTCGGCGCGGCGTTCGGGAAAGTCGTCGACGTTTCCGGCTCGGTGAGCGAGGGCGACGCCGCGACGCTCTGA
- a CDS encoding RDD family protein yields the protein MDRPAPRLGTESKTFGQRVGAFLLDALLIGAVFGILSGLVVALAFVVVADPTSTLAVGTVVAVLQSFTVVAGLAYFVYTEGAYGQTLGKRAVGLVVVDEDGEPIGHADALVRNVLRIVDALPAFFLLGSALIVLTERGQRVGDLAAGTVVVEAK from the coding sequence ATGGACCGCCCCGCCCCGCGACTCGGCACCGAGTCCAAGACGTTCGGCCAGCGCGTCGGCGCCTTTCTCCTCGACGCGCTGCTGATCGGCGCCGTGTTCGGGATACTCTCCGGACTCGTCGTCGCGCTCGCGTTCGTGGTGGTCGCCGACCCGACCAGCACGCTCGCGGTCGGAACCGTCGTAGCCGTCCTGCAGTCGTTCACCGTCGTCGCCGGGCTGGCGTACTTCGTCTACACGGAGGGGGCGTACGGGCAGACGCTCGGGAAGCGTGCGGTGGGGCTCGTGGTCGTGGATGAGGACGGTGAGCCGATCGGCCACGCCGACGCGCTCGTCCGGAACGTGCTTCGGATCGTCGACGCGCTGCCGGCGTTTTTCCTGCTCGGGTCGGCGCTGATTGTCCTCACCGAGCGCGGGCAGCGGGTCGGCGATCTGGCGGCGGGGACGGTGGTTGTGGAGGCGAAGTGA
- a CDS encoding permease gives MPPTIVDGVLESLRIGVGFLWTAAWAIIMGLTVTSLVQTFVSKERMADVLGEGDLNGLTKATVFGAISSGCSFGAVAIAKGLFKKGAAVVNVLAFMFASTNLIVELGLMILLLLGWEFLVAELLGGIVLIAVMALLVHVTLPETKFDEVRERLNERDRAAGVDEDPTCGMEGSPEHTLTTDGGETLQFCSEGCLETYRQRTAGAGGWREELRSWGGWYKVANQFRKEWSMIWTDVIAGFLISGFVIVFVPQSVWNALFLQGDGLFATAENAVMGVAIAVLSFVGSMGNVPFAVALWGGGISFAGVIAFVYADLITVPVLNVYRKYYGWTVMLYVLAVFFVTMAFTGFLMELLFDALGIVPNLASGTTATEKSYFEVDYTLGLNLIAFGLVGFLAVLYRRGLGAPGEYRDPVCGMRVDDDGPSATYDGDSYYFCSKTCQRAFEEEPEEYAHHGPEVGAGGHEHDH, from the coding sequence ATGCCACCGACCATCGTCGACGGTGTGCTCGAGTCGCTCCGGATCGGCGTCGGCTTCCTCTGGACGGCGGCGTGGGCGATCATCATGGGGCTGACCGTCACCAGCCTCGTCCAGACGTTCGTCTCGAAGGAACGGATGGCCGACGTGTTGGGCGAGGGCGACCTGAACGGGCTGACGAAGGCGACGGTGTTCGGCGCGATCAGCAGCGGCTGTAGCTTCGGCGCCGTCGCGATCGCGAAGGGGCTGTTCAAGAAGGGCGCGGCGGTCGTGAACGTGCTCGCGTTCATGTTCGCGTCGACGAACCTGATCGTCGAGTTGGGCCTGATGATCCTGCTCCTGCTCGGCTGGGAGTTCCTCGTCGCCGAACTGCTCGGTGGGATCGTGCTGATCGCGGTGATGGCGCTACTGGTCCACGTCACGCTACCCGAGACCAAGTTCGACGAGGTCCGCGAGCGCCTGAACGAGCGCGACCGCGCGGCGGGCGTCGACGAGGACCCCACCTGCGGCATGGAGGGCAGTCCGGAGCACACCCTCACCACCGACGGCGGCGAGACGCTCCAGTTCTGCTCCGAGGGGTGTCTGGAGACGTACAGGCAGCGGACCGCCGGCGCCGGGGGGTGGCGCGAGGAGCTCCGCTCGTGGGGGGGCTGGTACAAGGTGGCCAACCAGTTCCGCAAGGAGTGGTCCATGATCTGGACCGACGTGATCGCCGGCTTCCTGATCTCGGGGTTCGTGATCGTGTTCGTCCCGCAGTCGGTCTGGAACGCGCTGTTCCTCCAAGGCGACGGGCTGTTCGCCACCGCCGAGAACGCGGTGATGGGCGTCGCGATCGCCGTGCTCAGCTTCGTCGGGAGCATGGGGAACGTTCCCTTCGCGGTCGCGCTGTGGGGCGGCGGGATCAGCTTCGCGGGCGTGATCGCGTTCGTCTACGCCGACCTGATCACGGTGCCCGTGCTGAACGTCTACCGGAAGTACTACGGCTGGACGGTGATGCTGTACGTCCTCGCGGTGTTCTTCGTCACGATGGCCTTTACGGGGTTCCTGATGGAGCTGCTGTTCGACGCGCTCGGGATCGTCCCGAACCTCGCGAGCGGGACGACCGCAACCGAGAAGTCCTACTTCGAGGTTGACTACACGCTCGGACTGAACCTGATCGCGTTCGGCCTCGTCGGCTTCCTCGCGGTCCTCTACCGCCGCGGTCTCGGGGCGCCCGGCGAGTACCGCGACCCCGTTTGCGGGATGCGCGTCGACGACGACGGCCCGAGCGCGACCTACGACGGCGACAGTTACTACTTCTGCTCGAAGACGTGTCAGCGAGCGTTCGAGGAAGAGCCCGAAGAGTACGCCCACCACGGACCGGAGGTCGGCGCCGGCGGTCACGAGCACGACCACTGA